From Chryseobacterium sp. H1D6B, a single genomic window includes:
- the bioB gene encoding biotin synthase BioB, with protein MDIKTEIRNDWTKQEIEEIYNLPLLELIYKASTVHREWHDPAEVQISTLLSIKTGGCVEDCSYCGQAARYHTNIKVQALLPTETVIAHAQKAKDSGSSRFCMAAAWREVRNNRDFDRVIDMVKGVNELGLEVCCTLGMLTEEQAVRLQEAGLYAYNHNLDTSEQYYEEIISTRTFDNRINTINNVRNAGITVCSGGIIGLGETHRDRISMLLTLATMPKHPESVPINALARVAGTPLENNPKVDTWEMVRMIATARIVMPASIVRLSAGRIEMSEFEQGWCFMAGANSIFTGERETLLVTPNPGVSEDMQMLQTLGLKPMKREEVRC; from the coding sequence ATGGACATAAAAACAGAAATTAGGAATGATTGGACCAAACAGGAAATAGAAGAAATTTATAACCTTCCTTTATTAGAACTTATCTATAAAGCATCAACAGTACACAGAGAATGGCACGATCCTGCTGAGGTGCAGATTTCTACGTTATTATCTATAAAAACAGGAGGATGTGTAGAAGACTGTTCTTACTGCGGACAGGCGGCCCGTTACCATACAAATATCAAAGTTCAGGCTTTACTTCCTACAGAAACCGTCATTGCCCATGCCCAGAAAGCCAAAGACAGCGGTTCTTCCCGTTTCTGTATGGCCGCGGCATGGCGTGAAGTCCGTAACAATAGAGATTTTGACCGTGTCATTGATATGGTAAAAGGTGTCAACGAATTAGGCCTTGAAGTATGCTGTACTCTCGGAATGCTGACAGAAGAGCAGGCTGTACGTCTTCAGGAAGCCGGGTTATATGCATACAATCATAATCTCGATACTTCAGAACAATATTATGAAGAAATTATCTCCACCCGTACTTTTGACAACAGGATCAATACGATCAACAACGTAAGAAACGCAGGAATTACAGTATGTTCAGGAGGGATTATCGGATTAGGAGAAACCCACAGAGACAGAATTTCAATGCTTCTGACTCTAGCTACAATGCCTAAACATCCGGAATCAGTTCCAATTAATGCTTTAGCCAGAGTAGCAGGTACGCCGCTTGAAAACAATCCTAAAGTCGACACTTGGGAAATGGTAAGAATGATCGCGACAGCAAGAATTGTTATGCCCGCTTCTATAGTCCGTCTCAGCGCAGGCCGTATAGAAATGAGTGAATTTGAACAGGGCTGGTGTTTTATGGCCGGAGCCAATTCTATTTTCACAGGAGAAAGAGAAACGCTGCTGGTAACCCCAAATCCAGGTGTTTCAGAGGATATGCAGATGCTGCAGACATTAGGTCTTAAACCCATGAAAAGAGAAGAAGTTAGATGTTAA
- the bioA gene encoding adenosylmethionine--8-amino-7-oxononanoate transaminase has translation MHNLKERDRVVNWHPYTQMKTADDAVPIIRGKGVYLYDNEGKRYIDAVSSWWVTLHGHAHPYIAQRVFEQLNTLEQVIFAGFTHEPAVQLSENLLKLLPNNQKKAFYSDNGSCAVEVALKMCLQYAYNQESKKNKVIAFKNAYHGDTFGAMSVSGRSVWTQPFKDLLFEVVFIDTPNSENLEDLKKQIESIAGQTACFIYEPLVQGAAGMLMYKAEHLDELMKCCREKKILLIQDEVFTGFGRTGKLFAADHLSQKPDIMCFSKGLTGGTMPMGITTCSNDIYNVFLSDDKYKALFHGHSFTANPLACAAALASMELLLKEQTQLDIERISQKHSGFAKTLNNHLQVENVRQTGTILAFECITDEQTSYFNEIGRILYDNFLRRGIIIRPLGNVIYLVPPYCISSDELDFIYKNILEVLDQFKH, from the coding sequence ATGCATAATTTAAAAGAAAGAGACCGGGTTGTCAACTGGCATCCCTACACCCAGATGAAAACCGCAGATGATGCAGTTCCCATCATCCGCGGAAAAGGAGTCTACCTTTATGACAATGAAGGAAAACGATATATCGATGCTGTATCTTCGTGGTGGGTTACTCTTCACGGGCATGCTCATCCCTACATCGCTCAGCGTGTTTTTGAACAGTTAAATACTTTAGAACAAGTTATTTTTGCAGGTTTCACTCATGAGCCTGCTGTACAGCTTTCCGAAAATTTATTGAAACTGCTGCCAAATAACCAGAAGAAGGCTTTCTACTCAGATAACGGCTCCTGTGCGGTGGAGGTTGCACTTAAAATGTGCCTACAGTATGCTTATAATCAAGAAAGCAAAAAAAATAAAGTAATAGCTTTCAAAAATGCTTATCACGGCGATACTTTCGGAGCGATGTCTGTAAGCGGAAGAAGTGTATGGACGCAGCCTTTTAAAGATCTTCTTTTTGAAGTCGTATTTATTGACACCCCAAATTCTGAAAATCTTGAAGATTTAAAAAAGCAGATCGAAAGCATAGCCGGCCAGACAGCCTGCTTTATTTATGAACCCTTAGTACAGGGCGCAGCGGGAATGCTGATGTATAAAGCAGAGCATCTTGATGAACTTATGAAGTGCTGCCGTGAGAAAAAAATACTGTTGATCCAAGATGAGGTATTCACAGGATTTGGAAGAACGGGAAAACTGTTTGCAGCAGATCATCTTTCTCAAAAGCCGGATATTATGTGTTTTTCAAAAGGGTTAACCGGAGGAACAATGCCGATGGGAATCACCACCTGCTCAAATGATATTTACAATGTGTTTTTGTCAGATGATAAATATAAGGCGTTATTCCACGGGCATTCTTTTACCGCTAATCCTCTGGCCTGTGCCGCTGCTTTAGCAAGTATGGAACTTTTATTAAAAGAGCAGACTCAATTGGACATAGAACGTATATCTCAAAAGCATTCCGGTTTTGCAAAAACTCTTAATAATCATCTTCAAGTTGAAAATGTCCGCCAGACCGGGACAATTTTAGCGTTTGAATGTATTACTGATGAACAAACCTCTTATTTTAATGAAATAGGAAGAATACTCTATGATAATTTTTTGCGGCGGGGGATCATCATTCGTCCGTTAGGAAATGTAATATATCTGGTTCCGCCTTACTGCATTAGTTCAGATGAACTGGATTTTATTTATAAAAATATTTTAGAGGTCTTAGATCAATTCAAACATTAA
- a CDS encoding winged helix-turn-helix transcriptional regulator, translating to MELWRNMPSVSKKVLSEQLRQLEEDGIIQRVEVYNFPPEVYYRLTEKAVKLGPVIDALHDWGTDL from the coding sequence GTGGAATTATGGCGGAATATGCCCAGCGTTTCAAAAAAAGTACTTTCGGAACAGTTAAGACAACTGGAGGAAGACGGTATCATTCAACGTGTTGAAGTATATAATTTTCCTCCAGAAGTGTATTACAGGCTTACGGAAAAAGCCGTGAAATTAGGCCCTGTCATTGATGCGCTGCATGATTGGGGAACAGATCTTTAA
- a CDS encoding MBL fold metallo-hydrolase — protein MKIIPLKEGNFSASKTKEFTLLAQEDRDIVKGIKLSVQPFLIITENDYILLDAGIGWKNNEGKTVISEILEHENISSEQVSKVLLSHLHKDHIEGIIKRTENGFEAAFPNALIYIQKRELDFAMENKGSHSFDFDTLEKLIQLPNIIWMNDDKGKITEEISYEVAGGHTPYMQVFWISENGETVFYGADDLPQESYLKYHLAYKSDFDGRKAMELRQLWEKEAIENHWKVLLYHDLDKTVLEF, from the coding sequence ATGAAAATCATACCGCTAAAAGAAGGGAATTTCTCAGCCAGCAAAACAAAAGAATTTACTCTTTTAGCGCAGGAAGACAGAGATATTGTAAAGGGAATAAAACTTTCTGTACAGCCTTTTCTTATTATTACTGAAAATGATTATATCCTTCTGGATGCTGGCATCGGATGGAAAAATAACGAAGGAAAGACTGTTATTTCTGAAATTCTGGAACATGAAAATATTAGCTCCGAACAGGTCTCCAAAGTGCTTCTTTCCCATCTTCATAAAGACCACATTGAAGGAATTATAAAACGTACTGAAAATGGTTTTGAGGCGGCTTTTCCTAATGCCCTGATTTATATTCAAAAACGTGAACTGGATTTTGCTATGGAAAATAAAGGAAGCCATTCTTTTGATTTTGACACGCTGGAAAAACTGATACAGCTCCCGAATATCATCTGGATGAATGACGATAAAGGCAAAATTACAGAAGAAATTTCTTATGAAGTTGCAGGCGGACACACTCCTTACATGCAGGTTTTTTGGATCAGTGAAAATGGAGAAACTGTTTTTTATGGAGCTGATGATCTTCCGCAGGAATCTTATTTAAAATATCACCTTGCTTATAAAAGCGATTTTGACGGCAGAAAAGCCATGGAATTAAGACAGCTTTGGGAAAAAGAAGCCATTGAAAACCATTGGAAAGTACTGCTGTATCATGATCTTGATAAAACAGTACTTGAGTTTTAA
- a CDS encoding GNAT family N-acetyltransferase, with the protein MIPVIINKASVEDLETLQSIGKHTFYETFAASNSKEAMEKYLEESFSAEKIKGEINNPDSLFFIAWENDDPIGYLKVNSGSTQTELKDDTALEIERIYVKSSHHGKKVGQLLYDKALEIAEQRKKAYLWLGVWEENPRAVNFYKKNGFVEFDKHIFRLGDDEQTDLMMKKVLD; encoded by the coding sequence ATGATACCAGTAATCATAAACAAAGCGTCTGTTGAAGATCTTGAAACTCTTCAATCCATTGGAAAACATACTTTTTATGAAACTTTCGCAGCAAGCAACTCAAAGGAAGCTATGGAAAAGTATCTTGAAGAAAGTTTCAGTGCCGAAAAGATCAAAGGAGAAATAAATAATCCTGACTCACTATTTTTTATTGCGTGGGAAAATGATGATCCAATAGGATATCTAAAAGTAAATTCCGGCAGTACACAAACCGAATTAAAAGATGATACAGCACTGGAAATTGAACGGATCTATGTGAAAAGCAGCCACCACGGCAAAAAAGTGGGGCAGCTTCTGTATGATAAAGCTTTAGAGATTGCAGAACAGCGGAAAAAGGCTTATTTATGGCTGGGAGTATGGGAGGAAAACCCAAGAGCCGTCAATTTTTATAAAAAAAATGGATTTGTTGAATTTGACAAACATATTTTCAGGCTGGGAGACGATGAACAAACAGATCTCATGATGAAAAAGGTTCTTGATTAG
- the pdeM gene encoding ligase-associated DNA damage response endonuclease PdeM: MKISVKNIMIQNEQFTLTNQRALFWKKEKALILSDLHIGKTAHFRKNGIAVADHIMKSDLERLSVLIAYFQPEKFIVVGDLLHAGNNSDVDEFCRWKNEYPDLKFYLIEGNHDRISKSLERKLNLDFKETSLEISTVLFLHDFDASNPLFQITGHIHPGIVLNSSVKNLRLPCFVLTSKQLLLPAFSEFTGLDTKNIPKDGRFFVFTDSEIHEI, encoded by the coding sequence ATGAAGATATCCGTAAAAAATATCATGATACAAAATGAACAGTTTACTCTGACGAACCAGCGGGCTCTTTTCTGGAAAAAAGAGAAGGCTTTGATCTTATCGGATCTTCACATCGGGAAAACTGCTCATTTCCGTAAAAATGGTATTGCGGTGGCCGACCACATTATGAAAAGTGACCTGGAAAGACTTTCTGTATTGATCGCCTATTTTCAGCCCGAAAAATTCATTGTTGTCGGAGATTTGCTGCATGCCGGAAATAATTCCGATGTTGACGAATTCTGCCGCTGGAAAAACGAATATCCAGACTTGAAATTTTATCTGATAGAAGGCAACCATGACCGTATTTCAAAATCTTTAGAAAGAAAACTAAATCTTGATTTTAAAGAAACTTCATTAGAGATCAGTACTGTCTTATTCCTGCATGATTTTGATGCTTCAAATCCTCTTTTTCAGATCACTGGACATATTCATCCGGGAATTGTTCTTAATTCTTCCGTTAAAAATCTCAGGCTTCCCTGTTTTGTGCTTACTTCAAAACAGCTGTTACTTCCTGCTTTCAGTGAATTTACAGGTTTAGACACGAAAAACATTCCTAAAGACGGCCGATTCTTTGTATTCACGGATTCTGAGATTCATGAGATATAA